The following coding sequences are from one Devosia neptuniae window:
- a CDS encoding GNAT family N-acetyltransferase, giving the protein MKLETPRLLLREWRDTDREAFAAIVGDPHVMRFYPATRSRAEADAWIDKMIAGLANGTAHFLAVERKSDGAMLGLTGTADINFPIPTDPKLEIGWVLGKDYWGQGYAPEAARAVLEHAFTQLRAPEVAAFTAQVNLPSQRVMQKLGLVRDPSADFEHPRIAAGHPLRPHVLYRIANPNT; this is encoded by the coding sequence ACCGCGAGGCCTTCGCCGCGATCGTTGGCGATCCCCACGTCATGCGGTTCTACCCCGCCACCCGCAGCCGCGCGGAGGCCGATGCCTGGATCGATAAAATGATCGCCGGGCTCGCCAATGGCACCGCCCACTTCCTGGCGGTGGAGCGCAAGTCGGATGGCGCCATGCTCGGCCTGACCGGCACAGCCGACATCAATTTTCCCATTCCCACCGACCCAAAGCTCGAAATCGGCTGGGTGCTCGGCAAGGATTATTGGGGCCAGGGCTACGCCCCCGAAGCCGCCCGCGCCGTGCTCGAACACGCCTTCACGCAGCTGCGCGCCCCCGAGGTCGCAGCCTTCACCGCCCAGGTGAACCTGCCCAGCCAGCGCGTGATGCAAAAACTCGGCCTCGTCCGCGACCCGAGCGCCGATTTCGAACACCCCCGCATTGCCGCGGGCCATCCCCTGCGCCCGCATGTGCTCTACCGGATTGCCAATCCCAACACTTAA
- the hflC gene encoding protease modulator HflC, producing MSNRLIILGVAILAALYVVFSSIYIVNEREQAIVMRFGQITDIRTEPGLYFKIPTDIVDTVQIIENRLLRYDIANMTVQVSGNAFYQVDAFLTYRISDPRLFRERALGQLSVAEDRIGTRFDSALRQVYGLREFNAALSEQRPQMMREARDLIRPDMAELGIEVVDVRILRTDLDQDVSATTFERMRAERLAEAALLRARGQEQAQSLRAIADRQAVEIVAAATRDAEIIRGTGDAERNRLFAAAYGQDEEFFEFFRSMQSYRTALTGTGTTMVLSPDSEFFRYFGSNGEIPAANPNLAPPLPVAPVPETPATSDEPALDGLGIEDSVAPTMTLEDGSQLAPTVGTEAPPAVEVEPAPVDTTPTQTTTPPANPPASP from the coding sequence ATGAGCAATCGTCTGATTATCCTTGGCGTTGCCATTCTCGCCGCCCTCTATGTCGTGTTCTCCTCGATCTACATCGTGAACGAGCGCGAACAGGCCATCGTCATGCGCTTTGGCCAGATCACCGATATCCGCACCGAACCGGGGCTCTACTTCAAGATCCCGACCGATATCGTGGATACGGTGCAGATCATCGAAAACCGGCTATTGCGCTATGACATCGCCAATATGACGGTGCAGGTTTCGGGTAACGCCTTCTACCAGGTCGATGCCTTCCTGACCTACCGCATCTCCGATCCGCGGTTGTTCCGTGAACGTGCCTTGGGCCAGCTTTCGGTGGCCGAAGACCGTATCGGGACGCGTTTCGACTCGGCTTTGCGTCAGGTCTATGGTCTGCGCGAATTCAATGCGGCCCTGTCCGAACAGCGCCCGCAGATGATGCGGGAAGCGCGTGACCTGATCCGTCCGGATATGGCGGAACTGGGCATTGAAGTGGTCGATGTCCGCATTCTGCGCACCGATCTCGATCAGGATGTTTCGGCCACCACATTCGAGCGCATGCGAGCCGAGCGTCTGGCGGAAGCGGCCCTGTTGCGAGCCCGTGGCCAGGAGCAGGCACAGAGCCTGCGCGCAATCGCCGACCGTCAGGCCGTCGAAATCGTGGCAGCGGCTACCCGTGATGCGGAAATCATCCGTGGTACGGGCGATGCCGAGCGGAACCGGCTGTTTGCCGCGGCCTATGGGCAGGATGAGGAATTCTTTGAATTCTTCCGCTCGATGCAGTCCTACCGCACCGCGCTGACCGGCACCGGGACCACCATGGTGTTGTCGCCCGATAGCGAGTTCTTCCGCTATTTCGGCTCCAATGGGGAAATCCCGGCGGCCAATCCCAATCTGGCGCCGCCGCTGCCGGTCGCGCCGGTACCCGAAACGCCGGCGACCAGCGATGAACCGGCCCTGGACGGGCTGGGCATCGAGGATAGCGTGGCGCCGACCATGACGCTGGAGGACGGCTCGCAGCTGGCTCCAACGGTCGGCACGGAAGCGCCGCCGGCCGTTGAGGTGGAACCGGCTCCGGTCGATACCACTCCGACCCAGACGACGACGCCGCCGGCCAATCCGCCGGCAAGTCCCTAA
- the hflK gene encoding FtsH protease activity modulator HflK has protein sequence MPWESNGGGGGRNNNGGPWGQAPGGGGSGGPRRPGGGNTPNLEDILNRGRDQFRGGVPGGRWALIGGVLAVLAFWGLNSIYTVDPQEVGVELRFGRPKPELSMPGLHFHLWPIETVERVTVTENQTTIGAATASGSRANSNGGSGLMLSGDQNIVNVQFSALWSVSDPVAYLFNVRDPEEMVRNAAESAMREVAGRRPAQDIYSDDRRGIELEVQQITQSILDSYQLGVRIGQVLIENAGPPAEVIDAFNEVQRARQDETRLQEEARSYANTLLGDARGRAAALREDAAAYSNRVVQEATGEAQRFNAIYAEYVNAPEVTRKRLFLETMEEVYSGSEKVLIENGANGQGVVPYLPLPELRPGARTTTPPATGTGN, from the coding sequence ATGCCGTGGGAGAGTAACGGAGGCGGGGGTGGCCGCAATAATAATGGCGGCCCCTGGGGGCAAGCGCCCGGTGGCGGCGGCAGTGGTGGTCCACGCCGGCCAGGGGGTGGCAATACGCCCAACCTCGAAGATATTCTCAACCGCGGCCGTGACCAGTTCCGTGGCGGTGTACCCGGTGGACGCTGGGCGCTGATTGGCGGCGTGCTCGCCGTTCTGGCATTCTGGGGGCTGAATTCGATCTATACGGTCGATCCGCAGGAAGTGGGCGTCGAGCTGCGCTTTGGCCGGCCCAAGCCCGAATTGTCCATGCCGGGCCTGCATTTCCACCTGTGGCCGATCGAGACTGTCGAGCGCGTCACGGTGACCGAGAACCAGACCACGATCGGTGCCGCAACCGCGTCCGGTTCGCGCGCCAATTCCAATGGCGGCAGCGGGCTGATGCTGTCGGGCGACCAGAACATCGTCAATGTGCAGTTCTCGGCGCTGTGGTCGGTAAGCGATCCGGTGGCTTATCTGTTCAATGTGCGTGACCCCGAAGAAATGGTCCGCAATGCCGCTGAAAGCGCGATGCGCGAAGTGGCAGGCCGCCGTCCGGCCCAGGACATCTATAGCGATGACCGCCGTGGTATCGAGCTGGAGGTCCAGCAGATCACCCAGTCGATCCTCGACAGCTACCAGCTGGGCGTGCGCATCGGGCAGGTGCTGATCGAAAATGCCGGTCCGCCGGCCGAAGTCATCGACGCCTTCAACGAAGTGCAGCGTGCCCGCCAGGACGAAACGCGCCTGCAGGAAGAAGCCCGTTCCTACGCCAATACCCTGTTGGGTGATGCGCGTGGCCGGGCGGCGGCTCTGCGCGAAGATGCGGCTGCGTACAGCAACCGCGTGGTGCAGGAAGCAACCGGTGAAGCCCAGCGTTTCAACGCGATCTATGCCGAATATGTCAATGCGCCCGAAGTGACCCGCAAGCGCTTGTTCCTCGAGACCATGGAAGAAGTGTATAGCGGCTCCGAAAAGGTGCTGATCGAGAACGGGGCCAATGGGCAGGGCGTCGTGCCCTATCTGCCATTGCCTGAACTGCGCCCAGGCGCCAGAACGACCACGCCGCCGGCGACCGGGACGGGGAACTAA